CAGCCAGCTTAGTCTTGAAGCCAATTGCCACCAAGATAATCAGAGCTGTGCCCACAATGTTCTGCAGAatctgcaaggaaaaaaccccacaagcttACATCTGCGTCTTAAATAGATGCACAAACATCAGAACAGAGCATGGATAAGTTCGTCAGAACAAGCTGTCATGGCATAGATTATTTAATAGCTTTTCCTAAATATTAATTCTACTAAAAAGTAGACTTTAATGATAAGCATTGAGTAGGTCCTGCAGGCAATCTGGGAGCTGCCACTATATTTTAGTTCCTTAACTCATACTTTTATATTTGGATACTTACAGAAAAGAAGTTCATATCAAAATGTAGCAGTGTCATGAACATGAGGACCAGCAGCACACGCCCCCCCAGCTGCATGTACTGCTTAGGAGAGCTTTCCCGCATGGTAGGGACACCAGCAAACATGCTCTTCCCCTCCGAGCGCGACTCAGCCAAAAGCAGCAGTAAGCCTCCCCCAAGGGCAAGGTTcctacaggaaaacagaaatggcGAAAAAACTCCAGTTTATTACAGTTTGCACTGATCTATAGATTTAAAGTCTTATCTGACAATTTCAACTCAGTAAGAATCTGCATGCTAGTGAGGAGTGACCTACTCTGCACCTTGCAATGCGTGTCTGCATTAGACCTCACAGCTGGAACAGCAGCATTGTCCACAATGATTTACACAAGCTTGTGTAGACATGTACAGCCTGCCAGAGAAGTCCAGCACCCACAGCTCAGGCACGGTAGCTTAGCATCTGTTACAGCATGAATTTAGTCGTGCTGAAGTTACTCTGTACCTCAGGTTTAGCCACACATGCCAAAGTAGTTCAGAGGTTGCTTtgagaaaacagaacagcagTACTGCTAGAAGTTACACATTTACAGGGTTGTAGTAAGCCCAGAGTACAGTTCCTgtgctgcccctgccctcccctcagaGGAGAGGGGTGAAGAGGTAACAACAACCAGCCATCACTCAGGATTTGACAAGAAAGCTCACATTTAAAAACCCTGTCTTTGCTTAGAGAGAAGGTGTTAGGCATTTAAAATCCCAGAAACCACTCTAATATCTATGTGCTTTAGTTTTCTTGGAAAATGGCTTCAGTCATGCATAAGCACAGCTCCTACTTTAGCCATTTAGGAAATAATAGCAGCTTGCCGATCCAGTCTAGACAATTTTTGTGAGCTCTCAACAAGGAGGTTAGTACCCAAAGCACTTAGATCCTGGTGGGTTAGGATCAGTCCTTCCTTTCTACAGCACTGAGCCTGCTGTCTGCGTTTTAACTGTGTGgatattatttttaagtgctgTCATTTCTTGTTTAATGTAAGTGCATCATCTATAACATCTTTCTAGTAAATACTATGTACAAAGATCATTTCCTGTCAGAGATTGGCAGTGACAGACAAcagtttttattccattttctacTTCCATTTCTACTTTAAGAAGTAGACATACCTCATCAAGAACTTCAGGTCCCATAGAATGCTGTATGCAATAGTCtaggcaaagaagaaaacagattaaaacacCACACAAGTTACAGGGAAGTTCTGAATTTGTCCTATGATCTCAAGCCTGTACTATCCATAGCAGAAGTCAATTAGAAGTACACTATACTGAAGGAAACAAGGTGGGTTACATCGCTGTGGTCCGACGAGTCAATGTAAAACAGGGAAGGGAAGCCAGAATTTGACTTGTGCATTAGCGCCCACAAAAATTCATCAGTTTTGAACAGGAAGGATGCTATTAGCTAGGATCCTCCGTGATGGGGACAGTCCTTTATAGAAGCTGTGTGCTGAAGGCCAAAGCAACTACAAGTTCCACATTTGGCACATTACTGACATACAGTTAAAAACTGCAAGCTACTTCTGCTAAATTGGTCAAGGGCAAGTATTAAATCAACATCTCCAGCTACCTAATTGCAATTACAGCCAAGTAACTATTGGGCACACAGAAGATCAGAAGCAGTTCAATGCCATTGAAGGCTGGCACTAGGCCAGGGTGGAGAAAAATTCCAGGGTTGCATGTTGTATTTACATATGTTGGTAGTACTGGGGCTAAGAGAGAAGACTTGAAAGATATGATTTAGAAGGACTGAAGACTTAAGCCTCCTACCTGTAATGCTATAATTCCAAACAGTCCAAAGCAGGCATATTGCACAAAGTTCCTACTCAGCACCAGGATACAGCCGCCTGAGTTGGGGAAATTGAACACAGTTACACTTCTGGCTTGCGCAGGAAGAGATGCTGCAGGAATGCTAACTTGTTTTGAACTTAGCAGACTCCAATTTTTTTCAACTGTGCCACAGAGAACATCAGGCAGGAAATTTTAATGGCACATTGTCACAAATCAGTTTGAGAACCAAAAAGTTTTAGTgcattttgaagtgttttctaATTCCAGAAGTATCTTTTATTTTACAAAGGGTAAGCACATGCTGAATGCAGTCCCCAACACACAGCAGTGTACAGCAGCTATTAGCGTTAAAGCATTAAAAGGTGTTAGAAAGAAACTCAACTcattgtggattttcttttttatttttaaatgaggtaACTATTAGGGCAAACATGCTGCACTCCTTTTCCTTGAAAGTTTTTGCTTTATATCCTTCCTCAAGTCTTCTGTCACAAAGCACTGACAGCCTTTGCCACTTTGACATGAGGACTGGTAACTACATTAAATTCGAAAAtatgagggtaaaaaaaaaaaacaaccgtaAACACAAGACAAGAAGTTGGCAGAGTAATCAAGAACTCAGAATCAAGATCAGGCACATAACATAAACCAAAAAGAATTTTACTTCTTTCCATTTCTGATACCCTAATTCCGCCTAGCACAAATAGAGAAGCTCTGCTTCTGGGATTACTTTGATTCCTGGGCTTTGAAGGTCTGACACAAGCACCTCTCTCAGGCTTAAGTGTACCAGCTGCAGGATAAGACTTTGCCATTGAGACTAATACCCATAAACCCAGCAGGCTGAGAAAGTCTTAACACTGCCCAGTTTAAGAAAATATGAGTATTTAATTTAGAGAATTCAGGGTGTGTAGTATGTGTTTATAGATCCATGTACAGAATTGAAACAGATTGTCCTAATGGACTCTTGGCATCTCTGACTCAGAGGTAGTGTGTCACAAGAAATTCTCCAGGACTATTTCCAGGAAAGGCTGAAGCAGGTGAATTAAGGGTTCCTTTCATTCAGCCCATGTAGTACTATCAGTTCTAATCTGTCAATGGCTATTAAGAAATCAGTGAGGCATCCCATGCTTACATGATTCACAGGGCTCAAACAAGCCAcagtggctgacacactggagtgCTCTGGCATCCACCTTAACAGCATTAAAGCCACTTACTCAGCTGTCCGAAGAGATTTATGAACACAAAGATGGAGGCCAGGAAATAGCCACAGTTCCATGTGCCATCAATATAATCCCTCTGTTCGCTCCACTGGAACCACATGCGGATGCCATCCTCCAGGAAGGTGCTGATCAGGCACAGGCGGGCCACGTGTGGGAGATACTGCTTCGTCACCCTCAGGAACTGCATGGGCAGACAGCATCGTTAGCAGGGAAAGAAGGCAAGTAGCATCTCAAGGCATAATAGATCCACGCACTCTGCCGACTGAGGTCAGCAGTTCTCACGCACACAGGGTCATCAACATCTAGAGAGAAACACGCATTTGGGACTTCGATTTAATGAAATTCTTCTCCAGTTTAAGAACACTTGGGAGCAGTGGGGGAAACCTGTTGTCATGCTCCACCCAAAGAGCATTTTGGACAAGGACTTGGAGAAAAGCAGAATCCAGCCAGCACCTTTCTACATAACAGGAATGGTGTTTTGAGGGAGATCTTTCTAACTGAAGGCTGACCTTGGTTTTAGTTTGTCTATCTCAGGGTTTCATGTTACAGCTCAACTATCAGATAGCCAGGAGCCGAAAGGGCAATCCTACTCCCACCCACAAGCTCAGGCACTTAACACCCTGTAGCAAACTGATTCATGGAGTCAGGCTGACAGAAGACTAATTCCATACAAATTAGAACACATTAATAAACTTTCTGCCAAGCTATTTCCCTCAACAGCTCAGAAAAGCAATGGTGCAAGGCATGTGTACTTGTGTAGCAGCAGCTGTTAGATCAGTGTAGACATTGCATGAAATTGCACCCTCTATCCTCTATGCAAGTGTACAGTTTCTACTTCCATTAAAAATAGCatcttctgcagaaagaaaataggCATTTATGTATACAATTCAGTATAGTAGTTAAGAGAAAATTATATCATCATGCAACAGATGCTGAGCCTTAGTTCTTGGGAATGCAAGATGTATCTCGTCCCACATACCCCTTCATCCTGCAAGCCCATCGGTTAGTTTGCTCTACAATTACAACAACTATAAAGGAACAAATACAGAATTGCCAAACAGGGCCTAGACCAGCATGCTCTTTCAGACTGCGAGGTGCACAGGAAAACTCGCTGCCTCTGGATTATGATAAATTCTTAACCGTCACCCAGTTTGCTAAACAGCACTGGTTGTTACTTAATGGAGACTTCCACCAGGCTCTGCACTGTCACTCTGAATGCAAGCTGGCACCTGGCTGGCCTGTTTCACACACAGGTTTGGCTTCAGCAGATCACGAGAAGGACACACTTGCAGTCAGTGTATGCTACTGTTTGAGTAAGTGCAATCTAGTAGGAAACAAACCTAAATTTAATCTAAAACTATCCACAAGATTATCCAGCAGGTTTCTACCTCCAGCTGACAGGCACAGTTTGGGCAGGCTGACACTTGTAGCAAGCCCTCATGCAGAACTGCCAGACTCCGCAGAGATCCCTGCGTTAGAACTAGGAGGAGCCATTGCACAAAACCCCATGATCCCACACAAAGTTCAATGTGTTGTAAGGCACATTGATTCATGCAGTTTATGCAATATCACAATACTTCAAGCCTGAAAAGGTGTGGGGGACAGGTGTATAGGTGTCTTCCAGACAGCACTGaactatattatataaaataaaatggacaGAAGAGCCA
The genomic region above belongs to Rissa tridactyla isolate bRisTri1 chromosome 14, bRisTri1.patW.cur.20221130, whole genome shotgun sequence and contains:
- the SURF4 gene encoding surfeit locus protein 4, producing the protein MGQNDIMSTAEDFADQFLRVTKQYLPHVARLCLISTFLEDGIRMWFQWSEQRDYIDGTWNCGYFLASIFVFINLFGQLSGCILVLSRNFVQYACFGLFGIIALQTIAYSILWDLKFLMRNLALGGGLLLLLAESRSEGKSMFAGVPTMRESSPKQYMQLGGRVLLVLMFMTLLHFDMNFFSILQNIVGTALIILVAIGFKTKLAALTLVIWLFGINIYFNAFWTVPAYKPMHDFLKYDFFQTMSVIGGLLLVVALGPGGVSMDEKKKEW